GTATGTGTGCTGAAAGGTGTCAGAGGCAATTCAGGTCTCGAAGTGGCAATCCTGGTTAGAGGACTTGGAATGTTGTCATATTGACCCTGTCACAGTACAAAGGCACCCTGTCCAAGACAGGCCAGGACCCAGACTGAAATGTACCCATTAGAATGGACAAGTATACATTCAGCCACTGAGAGGTGGCCTAGTTCTGCAGTCAGGTCATAAAGGCCAAATAACACGACAACAGGAGTTCATGTCCTGGGCATGGAGTCAGCATCTAAATTCTGAGACAAGTCCCTAGTGTATTCCATGGGAAGAAGTATAGCTACGGGGGTTTCAGCAGGCAGTTCACCAACAGACAGCCCAGCCCCTTGGGTGAGATTCAGGGGCTGGTCATTGAGGGAACAACTAGGAAGAAAACAGCACTCACTGAGATACTAAGAAGACCCCAAAGACTGGGATCCAGGCACAAGTAATAAGAACCAGCCTTGGGGCTAGGCTGAGACTGAAGCTGGGTAGAGatggaagtggggtgggggggttagcCAGTATAGGAGAAAGAGGGTTGCAGGGACAATCTGGAAGGACAAAACAGGCTGTTTGGGTGGGAAGTGCATCTGGGAAGTACTACTCTTTGTTGgcaaggggcagggggcagactTGTATTCACCTACCAGAGAAACGTGCTAAGGAGCTGCCTAAGATTCTCTCTCCACAAGCTTCTGACAACACAGAAACCTTATGGGGCATCCCCCCAAGTAAAGAGATCTACTTGGGGCTATTGTAGAAATGCCTTTTTAGGTAGTTTAACAATTGGACAAGGGACTTTCACATACCTAGGACCAGCCATATAAAAAATTCCTCCAGGTCTCCTACTGGAGTCACCAAAAGCCACACACTCCCTTGGCTTAAAAGGCAACAAACTATTCTATCTGGCTTGAGGTGCAGGCCTCCCCACGCTGGGCTCTCCCACTAAGATTGCTCAGCAGTCAGTGAGCCACACTCCTAGTTGTCCTCCTGTCCAACCCCCAAGGTCATTACTGCTTCCCGACTTTTGCCCATTCCTCACCTCTTTACCAATCCAAATGTTCAACTTTATTCAACATAGAAAATAAGTATGATTTTTTTCAGTGGCCCCCCTAATGTTGAGTACATAGCTCTCAACTCCCATAACACAACCATGCACTTGGTAATATAGTTGCCTAATTTTCGTTCCCAAGTAGTTTCAGTATGTACAATGTTCCTGCAACTAGATCAAAGTGTCTTTGAACATAGGGGATGAATCTTCCTCTTGTTATGTTTGCTCCATAGCACGCAGCAAAGATCTGGGGGCATAATAGATATTTGTTAGCTTGAGCTCTGTCCTCTCTATGAAAGGGGGACAAAAACACTTCTGGTGTCAGAGACTGCTTAGAACATGGGAAAAAGACCCTAATTACTTTGGAAGCAGCTGGTTGcctatactttttttatttttaaactttgggAAATAAGGAGAGAGCAGCCTCCTCTAGGGAATCTAGGAAATACTTGTGAGTAAACATTTTTCAAGTCTTATATATCCTGCTGTCTGCACTGGCACTCAAGAAACCATATCTGGGCTGTATACCACGCCCTCTGGGTGTTTCTGTCTACTGATGACACTGAGTGGACTAATAAATTAGTTCTGAAGAAGTGAGTCAGACGATGAGATCTTCAAGTGGCATAGAAGGCTGATAGGGAGTATGCCTTGGCACAGGCATACTATTCCAGTGGGGCAAGCTGCCTCTTCTACTCATCACAATCAGAAATGTCTTCTCAGAGGAAAACAAGACATGAAGGCATGTGATAATCTAtacaaattctattttaatatcaATTTGTATGGAAACAAGCAGGTGTCAGCGTTAtgcagacacagaaaaaaagggaaagaaaaaactcTAGTGATGACTGATCTTGTATTTACATCATTTGGTTTCAACAGGGACAGGAAGTTTTGCTGTTAGCCTCCTGTGGGAACTCCAGTTTCTGTACCTTCCCCTGCTGCCTCTCAGCATCACGATAGAGCAGGGATTTCTGCGCCTTCAATCGGCAAGCCAGGCACATGAAAATTGACTCTACGTTCTGGCTCTCTTTGGGGTCCTTGGCCGATGTCTCAAACAAGAGCATGTTGTGGGCATCGGCAAATTTCAGGGCTAAGTTGGAGGGCACCTGGATCTGTTCCCTCAAGTCACACTTGTTGCCCACAAGCACTTTCGGTACTAGCGGGGGCACAGCATGCCCATTGCATTCTTGGATCCACATTTTGAGGTTGGTGAAGGATGTCATCTTGGTGACGTCATAGACAAAGACCACTGCATGCACATTGCGGTAGTAATGCTCGACCATGCTTTTGCGGAAGCGTTCCTGACCTGCTGTGTCCCACACTTGAACCTGAAAGATACAAAAGCCCATGTTTGGAGTCAGGAAAGGAAACATGAATAGACAGGAGAAAACATGGTTCTGTGACATTATAAAGCTGAGGTGACAAGCCGTGACACAGGAAGTAGTTCTTTGACAGATTGGCAGAATGGATTTATAAAagtgctagaggcccagtgcatgaaattcatgcatgggaagggtccctaggcctggcctgcaatcagggccgatcaggttcccctcctccccacctccctgcctccctgcttcctccttccctcactccctcactgtcccaccatgttctgtgccgccccctggtggtcagcacacatcataacaagcaattgaactcccagtctcccaggcaAACTccctttgcatattagccttttatatatatactagaggcccggtgcacaaaaatttgtgcactcggtggggcggggggtccctcatcccggcctgtgccctctcgcagtctgggacccctccggagataacgacttgctggcttaggcctgctcccgggtggcagagggcaggcccaatccctaggtgcagaccctggtcaggctcagagcagggccgattggggagttggggcgccttcccctgtcatgcacacagcagggcagattgggaggttgaaatgccaccctcagtcacgctcagggtagggccgattggggggtaggggcaccaccccctgtcacactcaaggcagggtcaatggggaggttgtggcgccaccccatcatgcacagagcagggcccatcaggggggttggtgctccgtaccctgtcatgcacagagcagggccaatcagggggttggggcgctgccctgtcacgcacagagcagggctgatcagggggttggggcgccaccactctcacactcagggcagggccaatggggaggttatggctctaccccgtcacacacagagcagggcctgtggggggggtggttggggcgccgcaccctgtcacacacagagcagggctgatcagggggttgaggcgccacaccctgtcacacacagagcagggctgatcagggggttgaggcgccacaccctgtcacacacagagccgcagggcaatcagggggttggggagctcccccttatcaggcacagagcagggcttatcagggggttggggtgccttcccctgtcacgaacagagcagggcggatagggaggttgtggccccgcccccgtcacacacagagtcacagagtcgcagggcaatcagggggttggggcgctgccccctgtcacgctgatcccggtgccgggaggcctctcggcttcgctgatcccggtgctgggaggcatattacccttttactatataggatagaggcctggtgcgtgggtggagctggctggtttgccctgaagggtgtcctggatcagggtgggggtccccactggggtgcctggccagcctggatgaggggatgatggctgtttgcagctggtcacacacccttcagggtgggggtccccactggggtgcctggccagcctgggtgaggggatgatggctgtttgcagctggtcacacacccttcagggtggggatccccactggggtgcctggccagcctgggtgaggggatgatggctgtttgctgctggtcacacacccttcagggtgggggtccccactggggtgcctggctagtctgggtgaggggctgagggctgttttcaggccgactgaagctcccaactgctcctttttttttttttcattctgggccagctttagctctggctccagctctgaggcctctgctgctgaaagaaggt
The sequence above is a segment of the Myotis daubentonii chromosome X, mMyoDau2.1, whole genome shotgun sequence genome. Coding sequences within it:
- the RAB33A gene encoding ras-related protein Rab-33A, translating into MAQPILGHGSLQPASTAGLASLELDSSLDQYVQIRIFKIIVIGDSNVGKTCLTFRFCGGTFPDKTEATIGVDFREKTVEIEGEKIKVQVWDTAGQERFRKSMVEHYYRNVHAVVFVYDVTKMTSFTNLKMWIQECNGHAVPPLVPKVLVGNKCDLREQIQVPSNLALKFADAHNMLLFETSAKDPKESQNVESIFMCLACRLKAQKSLLYRDAERQQGKVQKLEFPQEANSKTSCPC